The nucleotide sequence GCCCAATCCTATGATGAGGGCACTGGCTCCCTGGATGGAAATGATGCGGCATATGCGGTTCAGATGCTGCAGAGCAAAGGTGAACAGGGTAATGTCCATTTTGTTGCGTCGCGTCGAGTTGTAATCATCCAAGCTGGTGAGAGCCAGGTTCAGAAACACCTCCACGCTGGGCACTTCCTCGTAGCGCCGCTCATCCGGCACGCTGTCCTCGTCGAAGTAGACGCCGAACAAGATGTTGCTGGCCGCTTCCATGGTGAACACCGCTTCATCCGGGCCCTGAATGGTCATGGATTCTTGGCGGTCTATATCAAATCAAAGACTGATCCAATCGGACTTACCTGAACGCAATACCTCTCGAAGACCGTCTCCACCTTGTCCTTGAAATTTGCCTTGAGGCACTCGTTGAGCTTGTCGAACATCCACTTGCGATCCACGTCGTCCACCAGACGGTCGTAGAAAACGCGCATCGCCTCGTGGTACCAGACGCGCACGAAAATCTTCTTGTCCGACACCGACTCCTTCCGCACCAGGGTGCACCCGGTCACCACGCGTGAAATGTCTCGCAGATTGAATATGTAGTGGGACTTGGATGGCGTGGCCCTGATCTCCGACTGCACGCTCTTGTAGATGCTCTGCGTGGCGCTCACAATCTGGTTGGTCACGACGAACACATCCTGCCCGTGGCCAGCGCGTCGGAAGCCATTCAGCGCCACGTTAAGGAATATACGGAACATACTGTCGTCACTAAAAGTGTTAATGGAATACACGTTGAAGTGGTTGAGGAAGCGGGCATAGACGTCCTGGCGACTGCCGCCGGGCAGGCCACATGCGGCCATGATCAGGACATTGTGGATGTAAACCTTGGAGCTGTCTTTCAGGTCATACACATGGCCATAGTCGAAGAACTGGCGCAACAGCTCCAGTGGCGGCTGGGCACCATAAACCTCCTTAACCGGCATGTTCATGTCGTCCACGAAGAGCACACTTTGCATTCCCTTTGGCGGACCGTAGATGCCCCGCTTCCACTTCTGCAGCTTGGATATAAGCAGATCCTGGCACTGGTTAGCCGAGATCATTACCGTGAAGGTGATGAATCCCGTCTCGAACACCTCCTTGTCCAGCTTGTTCATCAGGTAGTTCTGCACGTAGACCGTCTTACCTGTGCCCGTTGGTCCTACGAGCAGCATTCTCTTCTTGTGCTCCACGTGCATCTTCAGCAGGTGAATGTAGCGAGCTGTGTCTACTGTGGGCACTATCACACCTGTCTTGGTCTCCTCGACGTCCATACGCTTGGCCAGATCTGGCCAGTACCGCCAGGCTCCACGCTGCTTGTACAGGAACACGTAGTCCACCAGCAGACCCTCTGTGGGGGGAGTGATCTCCATCTTGCCCAGCGGTTCCGGGGGCGGAGGATCAGTGTCCCATAGCTAGGCAGTAATATTCTATGTATCGAGGTAACTAAGTTGATTTGCAGTACCCATACCTTTTTTAAGAACACGTCGAACTTCTCCCGGGAAGCGGTGTCCAGCACTCCACCCACTCCCCAAATCAGAGCGAACAGTATGGCCGCCTGGAAGTATGTCTGGAGGTACTTCTGGTAGTCCTCTGGATTCTCCTCGATCGCCTCCGCGATTTGCATGTCGAACAGGTCGAAGGTGGTCAGCATACAATTGAACTCTCCTGGCTTGATAAACTGGCTGCAGAACCGCCGTACAAAGGTCTGGCACTGCAATTGATTAACCTTGGTCAGGTGGTGAGCTTCGTAGGCTGAGAAGAATTTCTTACGGGCGGTAGAAGCCACTGCATCAGGGCCATTACGTAGGGCACGCCCTCCTCATCCGCCCATCGAGGATCGGCCTTCTTGAGCCAGCTTTTGGCAAAGGCGCGCCAGCCGAGCGTCGAGGGCTCCATGTAGATCATGCCACAGCGGGAAACGGTGGCTGGTGAGGCCTGAGCCAGGTCCATTACCTCGAACACCATCGACATCTCGTTGCTCATGGTGATCACCTCGCCGCTGGTCAGGCACAGTTTTTTGTTGTCGTCCAGCACCGTGTTCATATTCTCAATCCAAACGGCATCTACCGGTCCGTCAAAGATGACCTGCAATGGTATCGTATTTCTTCCAATTGCAGATGGAACGGTTATTTCAAGGACTCACCCACTTCCTGTCCGGCGTGGGCGTCATGGCAAAGTCGCGGAAGATCTTGGCCACCAGGCCGTCGGTCCACTCGTACGAGATCGGATCGAAGGAGCCGTACAGCTGGTTCATGGTAATGGACTTCGGGTTCATTATGCCCATTTGAACGTGCTGAAAGTAGTTGCTCTTCTGTGGCGCCTTGATCTTCAGCGCGGACAGGACCTTGGCGAGGACCTGTAGGGTCTTCGACTTGCCCGCCAGCGGTTCGCCCACCAGCATGAATCCGTGCCGCACGATAATCATTTCGTACGTCTGAATGACCTTGAGAAGGAAGCTGGGTGCAGGCTCCAGCACCTCCTCCAAGCAGACGCGCTTGAACTCGGACTCCACCAGGGAGTAATCGATGTGTGGCAACTTGATGCCCGGGAATATGTCCGAGATGATGCCCTCGAACAGGGGAACATCGAAGGAGAGGAACTTGGGCAGGTTCACGTCGATCAAGCTGCGCAGCAACAGAATGTCCTCCACCTCGTCCGGATACTGTTTCTTAATGTTGCCACAGGCGGAGAGCACCGTCTTCACGGCTCGCATGCCGTAATCGTAATGATTTTGGCTGGACAACTGCTCCGAACACAGACGGTAGGTGGTCACAATTTTGACGGCCAGCTTTCGGGCATCCACGAAGCCGTACGAGTAGAGGGAGATCTCCCCAATCATGGCGTAATCCGGCACCATCATGGCCACGGAACGGAAGAGCACTTTCAAATTATCCGGCAACTCGGATCGGCCGGCATAGCCGGGATTCATGGTGATGCAGACGTAGCAGGCGGGGTTGAGGGTCAGCTCCGTACCTTCGAACATGAACTTGGTGGCGTTGCTGCGAACAGCTTGAATGATGAGCAGAATCTGTTGCGCCACCACGGAGAGCACCTCCAGCTCAATTCGGTTGAACTCATCGAAGCAGGCCCAGGCACCGCACGAAGCCAATCCCTTGAAGAACTTGCCCATCGCCTTATAGTCCAGACCGTCAGAGCAATTGAACACCTTGCACTGCACGGCCAGAGCCTTGGCCAGATCCTTGGTGGTCTCCGTTTTTCCCGTTCCAGCAGGTCCCTCCGGAGCTCCGTTCAGATGAAGTTGATAGGCTCCAACCAGAGTGCGGTAGCATCGATCCGTCAGTGGGGTAATCACCAGGCGATCCGAGTTGCCCAGATACTCGTTGGCAAATGGCACAGTGGCGTTGATGATTCTCACCCAGGTCTTGTCGTCCTCCCAGTAGTATCGCATCTGGGCCAGCCACTGGAAGTCGAACTCACTGCTGACCTTGTTCTTGATAAGATCCTCGGAAACGTCCTTGGCGTGGACATCGATCACGATCAGGGACTTAATGGTGATCCGGTTAAGGTTGCTTATCTTTGGCGAGCGGACCAGGGTCACAATGTCGTTCAGCTCCTTGGACAGCTCTTGAAAGAAGTTCATCATAATGGTCATATTCCCGCCAAACGTGCGACGCAGGCATCCGTGGACACGGGATGCCCAGTACACCTGTGAGATGGCCAGCACCGTCATCTGGGGCCACTCCAGAACCCACTCGTGCCGCTTCACCTTCGGATAGTGCGCAAAGGATAGCTCGTTCTGGTAGCGCACTGCCTTGAGCATCTCGTCCTCCACCCCGATGAGCCACTTCTCCACACTTCCTCCGGCCGCCGCTGTGGACACCTGCTCAATGAACTCAATCGTTTCCTTGTCACTGCTGATCATGGCCAGCACGTTCTTGGCCGCATCGAACTCCAGGCTGTTGATGCCCTCGAAGCACTTGCTCAAATGGGGAAGAACGCGCAGCGGATCCTTGGTCTCTGAGAGAATCTCCAGCATTTCGTCGTTGGCCAGAAAGAAGAAGCGGGGGAAGTACAGACGCTTCTTCTCCAGGTAGTTACTCACGCCGGTGGCGATGTCCTCCAGCAACTCATTGGCCTTCTGCAGGGACTCCAGCAGACCCGAAACAGGCGCTGTTTCCATCACCAGCGGCTGCCGGAGGACCAAGCCCATGTTCCTGGTATATGTCTGCTCCACGATGACGAAGAGACGACCCTCCTCCGGCATCTGGGCCACGATGTCCTTCGATGAGAAGATGGGCAATAGGTACAGATAGTTGGCCTGCACCTTGCCCCATTGGTCCAGTGTTTCATTGACGCGCATGATTTTCTCATACCACGCCCGCACCTCCTCCTCGCAGGGCTTCATGAATGCCGATCCGCGCATGACAAGCGTCTTGAGAATGTGGTCATCCAGCAGGGCCTGAATGTCATCCAGGCTGCTGAGGATCTGCACGCCCGTCTCCTTGTAGGGACCATAGGGAAACACCCTGGTCTCCCATTCCTTGATCATGGCCTGCAGTGCGTTCCACAGCTGCAACTCTTTGTTGGCCCCAATGCTGATGATTTCAAACTGATCGAGAATCGGGTCCAGGCCAGAGTTAAGAATCTTGCGTAGAGTGGTCCCTGCATCGGGTGTAACATCGAATCCCGCAATTTCTGACATCTCCTTCCAGTGGCGTTTGCGCAGAGCAGGATTACACATGGTGTTCACTATAAACACGCCAGTGGTGAAGTCTTTGATTGACTGTATCATCGAGGTGCACAGTCGCAAGGGCACTGGGTGCTTAGCCGGATCTGGATCTTCAGTTTGACCCTGCAGGAAAGTCGAAAGTTGTGGTATCACAAAATGATCAGTGGTCAGCCAGTGGTCTCACCTTGAATTTGCACACGGGATTGTCGATCAGATCCTGCTTGATCTTGACCCTGTAGTACTTCTGGTTCTTCTGGAACTCCTTCAGGTAGTCATCTGTAGTTCGCTCCACGAACTGGGGCTCAAGGTACTCGAAGGGTCCGTCGTTCCACACGCTCAAGTAACGCTGCCATTCAATGCAGCATCTACAGATGGCAAAGGTTCCAAGTGTATACATGAAATCTTTGATTATTCCTTAAAGATATATCACTTACTTCATAAGCTCGGCAAAGGGGTAAACAAACGTTTTGATAATATCCAGCTTGGGATACTCGGTCAGGGCGACTTTGAAGAGCTTCTCCTCCTTGTTGATCCACGCCACGTAGTCGTCAAAGGTCTTCAGCTGATCTATAAAGTTCTGCAAAATGATGTAGCTGTCCCGGAACTTGTCCGGTCGACTCATGTCATCAATGACGGTCAGCTTGGGCAGCAGCTCATCTATATCGGAGTTTAGCTTCTTTATGACCTCCTGCAGGTGCTCCTCGAACGTGAACTTGAACTGCTCCTGCTGTGAGGCATTATAGTCGCAGATGTCATTGATGTCCTTAATCCAATTGATGGTCTTGATGGTCAGGTCAAAGTGGTATTTGGACATTTCAGTCAGCTCTACGATATTGGTTCCGACTTGCAGGCAGTATTGGATGCGGTCAGTCAGTTCGGCGATCTTGTCCTTCTTCACGTGGATCATGTACTCAGCACTCTCGAGCAGCTCCTCCGTTGATTTCGGGATCTCCAGGGCCCGGTACTTGATCTTCTCGAACTCGTCACATATGTCCACCTCTGCCTTAATGTGCTCCCGAATGATGATCGTGGTGATCTCGTGGATCAGATTCTCGGCCAGAGTGCGGAGTCCAAATATGGCCGGCTCGTTGTGTATAACGGCCATCACGAAGTACTCGGTTGCGGGCTCGCTTCGCAGCATTTGGATGAATCCGTAGTACATGTCGATCCGGGCAAAGTACTCCTCGAACTCATGCGGCTCGGACAGAAACTGGTTGAGGGCGTCTCGCTCCTGCCAGGAGTACAACGCATAGTACTTGTCCCGGAAGCCCTCGACATACTGAATTACCTCCTGGTAAGTGCGAAGGATTATGTTCTGAACCTTGTCTATCACGTCCTTTAGGAAGTTATCATTCATCTCGATCTTGAGGTAATCGTTCACTTTCGCGTACGCAGCCATCGATGTGAGTGTCTGCACCTGCGGCTGCAGTGGCTCCATGCGGTAGCCCACCATCGAGATCTCAGTAGCGATCTCTGCGAAGGTGCGCAAGATGGACCAGGCATTGGGCCGCGTGTCCAGATCACTGGAAAACTCGGACCACTCTAGTGACATGCGCATCATGGGCATTGTGCGCGGGTGACTGCACATCCGATACATTTCCTCGAAGGTGCGGATCTTCATGTTGGTCATCTCGCGGTTCATCAGAGCCTCCATGGCATTCCAGGAACGCTTCCACGTGCTCATCGGCATCACCCGCTTGCGCATAAGCTTGCGCAATACCTGCACAATCTTTGGGTACCAGGTCCACCTCAGAAAGGTGTTCACCTTGTCCAGTTGGTTCTGGATGTACTTGTGGTAAAACTTGTAGGACAGCGCCTCCCGACCTCCCAGTCCCAACTGTTGCTGCATGGCGCCGGTGGCCAAGACGTAGTTGAAGATGCAGGCCAATTTTGGCAGTTCGCCGACGGATATATTAAGGATTGCTCTAAGCGGGAGCTGCAGGATCAGTAGCTTCTGAGCTATGCGTCGCCGGTTCTCCAGGAAGTTGCTGTAGTTCTGGGTGCGACCTGGTCGCCGAAAGCCGATGTCAGGACGGGGCAGTTCGAACTGGGCCGGATCCTCGTCCGAGAACTCCGGATGGCGCAGGATGTTCTTCATGCTGTAGACCTTCATAAGTCGGTTGAACTCCTCGTGGACGTCGTGCATGTAGGCCTGCACCAGCTCCGGGTACTTGTTCTTCAGTCGCTCCGAGGCGAAGCTCAGAATCTTGGCCTCCGTGCGGCGCAGCATAGGAGGCACCACAATCTTCCTCACCTCCCGACGTAGGTTGTCTTCGTAGTGGGATTGGGGCAGAAGGCGCATGTCTGGCTCtggctgccactgctgccggGCGACCCGCACCTTGACATCCGCCGCCTTTTGCTTAAGGAACTGATAGTGCCGGCGCTCGTGCACCTCGCTGATCCGGAACTTAAGCAGCGGGTTCTTCATGTACGGCTCATTATCGTACTTGGTGATGTCCGAGGCCGGTCGGTGCATCCGCTCCAGCTTCTTGGTGTACATGGTCGAGCCTTCTTTGGTTGGAATATCAAAGTACAGGGAATCAATCGGATTTAATTCTCCGATAGTTATTGTTGCTAAGGCGacttgtgtttgtttgttcgtttCCGGGGAATGACTTCCGGCTCGACGACCTTGGAGGACAACTACTCACAGGTGTTAaagtttatgtttatttattgatcGATAGCGTTATCAATTCGATTGAAAATGACATTATAGATACAGAGATTAACAACAGTttagcaacaataataatagttacaataataattacatAACGCCTCGCTCCTCCGTTCGAATATACAAAATTCTAAAACACCCGAAATGT is from Drosophila melanogaster chromosome 3L and encodes:
- the Dhc62B gene encoding dynein heavy chain at 62B; translated protein: MYTKKLERMHRPASDITKYDNEPYMKNPLLKFRISEVHERRHYQFLKQKAADVKVRVARQQWQPEPDMRLLPQSHYEDNLRREVRKIVVPPMLRRTEAKILSFASERLKNKYPELVQAYMHDVHEEFNRLMKVYSMKNILRHPEFSDEDPAQFELPRPDIGFRRPGRTQNYSNFLENRRRIAQKLLILQLPLRAILNISVGELPKLACIFNYVLATGAMQQQLGLGGREALSYKFYHKYIQNQLDKVNTFLRWTWYPKIVQVLRKLMRKRVMPMSTWKRSWNAMEALMNREMTNMKIRTFEEMYRMCSHPRTMPMMRMSLEWSEFSSDLDTRPNAWSILRTFAEIATEISMVGYRMEPLQPQVQTLTSMAAYAKVNDYLKIEMNDNFLKDVIDKVQNIILRTYQEVIQYVEGFRDKYYALYSWQERDALNQFLSEPHEFEEYFARIDMYYGFIQMLRSEPATEYFVMAVIHNEPAIFGLRTLAENLIHEITTIIIREHIKAEVDICDEFEKIKYRALEIPKSTEELLESAEYMIHVKKDKIAELTDRIQYCLQVGTNIVELTEMSKYHFDLTIKTINWIKDINDICDYNASQQEQFKFTFEEHLQEVIKKLNSDIDELLPKLTVIDDMSRPDKFRDSYIILQNFIDQLKTFDDYVAWINKEEKLFKVALTEYPKLDIIKTFVYPFAELMKCCIEWQRYLSVWNDGPFEYLEPQFVERTTDDYLKEFQKNQKYYRVKIKQDLIDNPVCKFKGQTEDPDPAKHPVPLRLCTSMIQSIKDFTTGVFIVNTMCNPALRKRHWKEMSEIAGFDVTPDAGTTLRKILNSGLDPILDQFEIISIGANKELQLWNALQAMIKEWETRVFPYGPYKETGVQILSSLDDIQALLDDHILKTLVMRGSAFMKPCEEEVRAWYEKIMRVNETLDQWGKVQANYLYLLPIFSSKDIVAQMPEEGRLFVIVEQTYTRNMGLVLRQPLVMETAPVSGLLESLQKANELLEDIATGVSNYLEKKRLYFPRFFFLANDEMLEILSETKDPLRVLPHLSKCFEGINSLEFDAAKNVLAMISSDKETIEFIEQVSTAAAGGSVEKWLIGVEDEMLKAVRYQNELSFAHYPKVKRHEWVLEWPQMTVLAISQVYWASRVHGCLRRTFGGNMTIMMNFFQELSKELNDIVTLVRSPKISNLNRITIKSLIVIDVHAKDVSEDLIKNKVSSEFDFQWLAQMRYYWEDDKTWVRIINATVPFANEYLGNSDRLVITPLTDRCYRTLVGAYQLHLNGAPEGPAGTGKTETTKDLAKALAVQCKVFNCSDGLDYKAMGKFFKGLASCGAWACFDEFNRIELEVLSVVAQQILLIIQAVRSNATKFMFEGTELTLNPACYVCITMNPGYAGRSELPDNLKVLFRSVAMMVPDYAMIGEISLYSYGFVDARKLAVKIVTTYRLCSEQLSSQNHYDYGMRAVKTVLSACGNIKKQYPDEVEDILLLRSLIDVNLPKFLSFDVPLFEGIISDIFPGIKLPHIDYSLVESEFKRVCLEEVLEPAPSFLLKVIQTYEMIIVRHGFMLVGEPLAGKSKTLQVLAKVLSALKIKAPQKSNYFQHVQMGIMNPKSITMNQLYGSFDPISYEWTDGLVAKIFRDFAMTPTPDRKWVIFDGPVDAVWIENMNTVLDDNKKLCLTSGEVITMSNEMSMVFEVMDLAQASPATVSRCGMIYMEPSTLGWRAFAKSWLKKADPRWADEEGVPYVMALMQWLLPPCQTFVRRFCSQFIKPGEFNCMLTTFDLFDMQIAEAIEENPEDYQKYLQTYFQAAILFALIWGVGGVLDTASREKFDVFLKKLWDTDPPPPEPLGKMEITPPTEGLLVDYVFLYKQRGAWRYWPDLAKRMDVEETKTGVIVPTVDTARYIHLLKMHVEHKKRMLLVGPTGTGKTVYVQNYLMNKLDKEVFETGFITFTVMISANQCQDLLISKLQKWKRGIYGPPKGMQSVLFVDDMNMPVKEVYGAQPPLELLRQFFDYGHVYDLKDSSKVYIHNVLIMAACGLPGGSRQDVYARFLNHFNVYSINTFSDDSMFRIFLNVALNGFRRAGHGQDVFVVTNQIVSATQSIYKSVQSEIRATPSKSHYIFNLRDISRVVTGCTLVRKESVSDKKIFVRVWYHEAMRVFYDRLVDDVDRKWMFDKLNECLKANFKDKVETVFERYCVQGPDEAVFTMEAASNILFGVYFDEDSVPDERRYEEVPSVEVFLNLALTSLDDYNSTRRNKMDITLFTFALQHLNRICRIISIQGASALIIGLGGSGRQSLTKLATNMVQTSFFQPEITKNYGANDWHDDIKAILKEAGGMNKHTTFLITENQIKMELFLQDIDCLLNQGEVPNIFPIDEKQEVLEMVRLAAQGGNRNIDVSALQVFSFFVDRCKQKLHMILSFSPIGDALRTRVRLYPSLVNCCTIDWYDSWPEEALQMIAKMSLVDVNVPSEDIKLAIMDTCQYFHTTAARSTRAFCQMTGRHIYQTNASFIELIRSFQTLIERKQSETMLAKMRYIGGLDTLAQAAAAISIMQRDLNALQPKLVALAESSRKMMLEINKETLAASAAAEQVKRDEEVASVQAEAAQVLKQDCERDLAKAIPVLEDALAALNTLKPADITLVKSMKNPPPVIKLVMAAVCVIKGIPPERIPDPASGKMVQDYWGPSKRLLGEMNFLPGLKEFDKDNIPTEIVKRIHKEFIPNKDFDPKVVAKASSAAKGLCQWIIAMMMYDEVAKVVAPKKAKLAGAEKEYADTMEFLAQKRALALALEEKVALLNIELDKANAEMQKTEEHAESCRNKLLRAEALIGGLGGEKSRWNKAAEDLQELYDHLPGDVLISCGIIAYLSAVNLQYRSECVKDWFKKVTDLKIPCSSHYSITDVLGLEVTIQNWQLDGLPNDEFSSENAIISANSSRYSLFIDPQAQANNWLKNMERKNRLNCVKFNQSNYMKVIAEALEYGTPVIIENVQEELEVPLDPILMRQTFVQGGIKHISLGESVVPVNPNFRLYMTCNLRNPHFLPETFNKVTVINFALTQNALMDQLLSIVVAKERPDLQELRITLTTEAAANKGALRDAENMILKTLSAGGDILENEAAIQILADSKGLSKDIVEKQEAAKETVAKIEAFRLNYKPVAVHSSILYYSITDLPNIDPMYQFSLNWYINLYMYSIETANKSKDLPRRIKFLVDGFTRNLYNNVCRSIFEKDKLLYSFILTARILLGTGQVEMRHFAHLVTNAKESTNIPPNPDPTWITETVWLNVLRLEELKELRGIVDHFKSHLHAWQAIYDHSSPEKQPLPPPWQDKTTAFEKIIVLKALRPDSVFLAVRLFIAESIGDQYVTPPEFDISKSYADSTALTPLVFILSPGADPLGSLLAFAEKMGQEETFQSISLGQGQGPIATALIKNAQEMGYWVCLQNCHLAASWMPYLEYLWENMDTFNTTPNFRIWLTAYPTPQFPVTILQNGVKMTNEPPTGLKENLMRSYNSEPINDYEFYTGCAKQDRAFTRLLYGICFFHAVVQERRKYGPLGWNIAYGFNESDLQISVLQLSMLLNQYDHVPYDAISYLTSECNYGGRVTDNWDRRLIVTILADFCNAQAVTDNRYRFASDDRYILPRKTEHREILRYLDENLPSLAPPEVYGLHANSGITRDLQTTKTLLDSMILLLGSEAAGSAGAGVSVEQVILDTIKQIEREMPADMDIEAAAEKYPVDYNESMNTVVVQEMERFLKLQKEIRTTCRDLAMGIKGIIVMTPDLENVMTAMKFNRIPTKWMSKSYPCLKPLGSYVQDLYKRLNWLHDWHHHGKPPTFWLSGFFFTQAFLTGAMQNFARKYKIPIDTLTFDYDVLKVETKTSPPDDGVYCNGLYLEGARWEWRENTLVEQFPKVLIYAMPVIFFRPVGLVDVVEGSRYRCPLYKTAERKGTLSTTGHSTNYVVPLLLNTHVKASHWVKRSVALICQTSD